DNA sequence from the Deinococcus roseus genome:
GGGGCAGGACCAGGGCGAGGGTGGTGAGCAGGGTTCGTTTCATGTTGACCTCCGCCCTCTATTATTCCTCATAACTTGTTATGACCGATCATAATCAGACTGAATGGGCTCAGTCGCAACCCAAGCGGTCTGTTCCCATGCTGAGGAAATGACCACTTACCGCACAGCGGAGGGCAAGCACGATGAACTCGCCTTCCGCAAGGTCCTCGGGGACCGCATCCGACAGATCCGCAAGGCCAAGGGCATGGGGCAGGACCTGATGGCCTTTGAAGCAGGTCTCCACCGCACCCACCCGAACATGATCGAGAACGCCAAGATTGACGTGAAACTCAGCACCCTGCTCCGCATTGCCGACGCCCTCGGGGTGGAAGTCTGGGAATTGCTGGACCTCACCCGAGAGGTTCATAGCGGGGGGGTGCCTGGGTCTTCTGGCGATTCATAAATCTGGGCGGTGGAACCCGTGGAAGCAGCGGAAGGGGTCATTCCCTCATCTGGGATGGGATTCCCTTCCGCTGGTCGGCCTGCGGGGTGGGCAGTGGCTGGGCAGTGGATACCCGACGTGGGGGTATCCACTGGTTCCGCTGGTTCCGCTGCTTCCTTTCCTTACACGGTATCCACTGCCTTAATCTGTCACCCCATCCCACACCTCTGGTCCTACGGGTGTGTCCGGTATGTTCAACTGATCCACCTCACCCAGCAACTTCTCACCCTCAGAGGACAGGGTATAGATGACCGTCCGCCCTGAGGTGGGCTTGGTCATGGTGATCAGTCCCATCTCGTGCAAACGGGTCAGCACCTCACGGATGGCGGTCTCGGATTTCTTCAGGTGCTGCTTCAGGTCTTTGATGGTCGTTTCTCCATGCCTCAGGTACAAGAGCACGGTCATCTGTACCTC
Encoded proteins:
- a CDS encoding helix-turn-helix domain-containing protein gives rise to the protein MTTYRTAEGKHDELAFRKVLGDRIRQIRKAKGMGQDLMAFEAGLHRTHPNMIENAKIDVKLSTLLRIADALGVEVWELLDLTREVHSGGVPGSSGDS